From Erinaceus europaeus chromosome 9, mEriEur2.1, whole genome shotgun sequence, one genomic window encodes:
- the PRMT2 gene encoding protein arginine N-methyltransferase 2 isoform X4 → MATPGADPGSEPQLSFLRGEKILILRQTTADWWWGERAGRCGYIPANHLGKQLEEGDPEDTWQDEEYFGSYGTLKLHLEMLADQPRTSKYHHVIMQNRESLQGKVILDVGCGTGIISLFCAHHAEPKAVYAVEASEMAQHTGQLVLQNGFADVITVFQQKVEDVVLPEKVDVLVSEWMGTCLLFEFMIESVLYARDTWLKEDGVIWPTTAALHLVPCSADRDYRSKVLFWDNAYEFNLSALKSLAIKEFFSKPKYNHILKPEDCLSDPCTILQLDMRTVQIAELEDGQPPASPGPEPCVSLVSARTQTLRGELCFDIKKAGTLHGFTAWFSVHFQNLEEDEPQLVLSTGPFHPTTHWKQVLFMMDEPVPVCAGDVVTGSIVLQRNPVWRRHMSVTLSWAITSSLDPVLLKDVESRLRPDWRKSLSHLEMTVNVGLGNSVYPEQAPVLVGARSWKQDSVSARRC, encoded by the exons ATGGCCACGCCAGGTGCCGACCCAGGAAGTGAACCACAG CTGAGCTTCCTGAGGGGAGAGAAGATCCTCATCCTGAGGCAGACCACGGCGGACTGGTGGTGGGGCGAGCGAGCAGGCCGCTGTGGCTACATCCCAGCCAACCACCTGGGCAAGCAGCTGGAGGAGGGTGACCCCGAGGACACGTGGCAGGACGAGGAGTACTTTGGCAGCTATGGCACCCTG AAGCTGCACTTAGAGATGTTGGCGGATCAGCCTCGGACCAGTAAGTACCACCACGTCATCATGCAGAACCGAGAGTCCCTGCAGGGCAAAGTCATCCTGGACGTGGGCTGTGGCACCGGCATCATCAGCCTCTTTTGTGCCCACCACGCGGAACCCAAGGCT GTGTATGCCGTGGAGGCCAGCGAGATGGCCCAGCACACGGGGCAGCTGGTCCTGCAGAACGGCTTTGCTGATGTCATCACCGTGTTCCAGCAGAAGGTGGAGGACGTGGTACTGCCCGAGAAGGTGGACGTGCTGGTGTCTGAGTGGATGGGCACCTGCCTGCTG TTTGAGTTCATGATCGAGTCTGTCCTGTATGCTCGGGACACATGGCTGAAGGAGGATGGAGTCATCTGGCCGACCACAGCTGCGCTGCACCTGGTACCCTGCAGTGCAGACAGGGACTACCGCAGCAAAGTGCTGTTCTGGGACAACGCCTACGAGTTCAACCTCAGCGCCCTCAA ATCTCTGGCGATTAAGGAGTTTTTTTCAAAGCCCAAGTATAACCACATACTGAAGCCAGAAGACTGTCTGTCAGACCCGTGCACCATCCTGCAACTGGACATGAGGACTGTGCAGATTGCTGAGCTGGAG GATGGACAGCCTCCTGCCTCCCCAGGCCCAGAACCTTGTGTGTCTCTTGTGTCTGCCCGCACACAGACGCTGAGGGGTGAGCTGTGCTTTGACATCAAGAAGGCCGGCACGCTGCATGGATTCACAGCCTGGTTCAGTGTCCACTTCCAGAACCTGGAGGAGGATGAGCCACAGCTCGTGCTGAGCACGGGCCCCTTCCACCC CACCACGCACTGGAAGCAGGTGCTGTTCATGATGGATGAGCCGGTCCCCGTCTGTGCGGGGGACGTGGTCACAGGCTCCATCGTGCTGCAGAGGAACCCTGTGTGGAGGCGGCACATGTCCGTGACGCTGAGCTGGGCCATCACCTCCAGTCTGGACCCCGTGCTGCTGAAG GACGTGGAGTCGAGGCTGAGGCCGG ACTGGAGAAAAAGTCTTTCCCATCTGGAGATGACGGTTAATGTCGGGCTGGGAAACAGTGTGTACCCTGAGCAGGCACCGGTCTTGGTGGGAGCACGTTCCTGGAAGCAGGACTCTGTCTCTGCCCGGCGCtgctga
- the PRMT2 gene encoding protein arginine N-methyltransferase 2 isoform X7, translating into MRKLHLEMLADQPRTSKYHHVIMQNRESLQGKVILDVGCGTGIISLFCAHHAEPKAVYAVEASEMAQHTGQLVLQNGFADVITVFQQKVEDVVLPEKVDVLVSEWMGTCLLFEFMIESVLYARDTWLKEDGVIWPTTAALHLVPCSADRDYRSKVLFWDNAYEFNLSALKSLAIKEFFSKPKYNHILKPEDCLSDPCTILQLDMRTVQIAELEDGQPPASPGPEPCVSLVSARTQTLRGELCFDIKKAGTLHGFTAWFSVHFQNLEEDEPQLVLSTGPFHPTTHWKQVLFMMDEPVPVCAGDVVTGSIVLQRNPVWRRHMSVTLSWAITSSLDPVLLKDVESRLRPDWRKSLSHLEMTVNVGLGNSVYPEQAPVLVGARSWKQDSVSARRC; encoded by the exons ATGAGG AAGCTGCACTTAGAGATGTTGGCGGATCAGCCTCGGACCAGTAAGTACCACCACGTCATCATGCAGAACCGAGAGTCCCTGCAGGGCAAAGTCATCCTGGACGTGGGCTGTGGCACCGGCATCATCAGCCTCTTTTGTGCCCACCACGCGGAACCCAAGGCT GTGTATGCCGTGGAGGCCAGCGAGATGGCCCAGCACACGGGGCAGCTGGTCCTGCAGAACGGCTTTGCTGATGTCATCACCGTGTTCCAGCAGAAGGTGGAGGACGTGGTACTGCCCGAGAAGGTGGACGTGCTGGTGTCTGAGTGGATGGGCACCTGCCTGCTG TTTGAGTTCATGATCGAGTCTGTCCTGTATGCTCGGGACACATGGCTGAAGGAGGATGGAGTCATCTGGCCGACCACAGCTGCGCTGCACCTGGTACCCTGCAGTGCAGACAGGGACTACCGCAGCAAAGTGCTGTTCTGGGACAACGCCTACGAGTTCAACCTCAGCGCCCTCAA ATCTCTGGCGATTAAGGAGTTTTTTTCAAAGCCCAAGTATAACCACATACTGAAGCCAGAAGACTGTCTGTCAGACCCGTGCACCATCCTGCAACTGGACATGAGGACTGTGCAGATTGCTGAGCTGGAG GATGGACAGCCTCCTGCCTCCCCAGGCCCAGAACCTTGTGTGTCTCTTGTGTCTGCCCGCACACAGACGCTGAGGGGTGAGCTGTGCTTTGACATCAAGAAGGCCGGCACGCTGCATGGATTCACAGCCTGGTTCAGTGTCCACTTCCAGAACCTGGAGGAGGATGAGCCACAGCTCGTGCTGAGCACGGGCCCCTTCCACCC CACCACGCACTGGAAGCAGGTGCTGTTCATGATGGATGAGCCGGTCCCCGTCTGTGCGGGGGACGTGGTCACAGGCTCCATCGTGCTGCAGAGGAACCCTGTGTGGAGGCGGCACATGTCCGTGACGCTGAGCTGGGCCATCACCTCCAGTCTGGACCCCGTGCTGCTGAAG GACGTGGAGTCGAGGCTGAGGCCGG ACTGGAGAAAAAGTCTTTCCCATCTGGAGATGACGGTTAATGTCGGGCTGGGAAACAGTGTGTACCCTGAGCAGGCACCGGTCTTGGTGGGAGCACGTTCCTGGAAGCAGGACTCTGTCTCTGCCCGGCGCtgctga
- the PRMT2 gene encoding protein arginine N-methyltransferase 2 isoform X5 has translation MATPGADPGSEPQAGVELTEHGEEQWAQPGIFPEEFVAIADYSAPNDTQLSFLRGEKILILRQTTADWWWGERAGRCGYIPANHLGKQLEEGDPEDTWQDEEYFGSYGTLKLHLEMLADQPRTSKYHHVIMQNRESLQGKVILDVGCGTGIISLFCAHHAEPKAVYAVEASEMAQHTGQLVLQNGFADVITVFQQKVEDVVLPEKVDVLVSEWMGTCLLFEFMIESVLYARDTWLKEDGVIWPTTAALHLVPCSADRDYRSKVLFWDNAYEFNLSALKSLAIKEFFSKPKYNHILKPEDCLSDPCTILQLDMRTVQIAELEDGQPPASPGPEPCVSLVSARTQTLRGELCFDIKKAGTLHGFTAWFSVHFQNLEEDEPQLVLSTGPFHPTTHWKQVLFMMDEPVPVCAGDVVTGSIVLQRNPVWRRHMSVTLSWAITSSLDPVLLKTGEKVFPIWR, from the exons ATGGCCACGCCAGGTGCCGACCCAGGAAGTGAACCACAG GCGGGAGTGGAGCTGACTGAGCATGGAGAGGAGCAGTGGGCCCAGCCGGGCATCTTCCCCGAGGAGTTTGTGGCCATCGCAGACTATTCCGCCCCCAACGACACGCAG CTGAGCTTCCTGAGGGGAGAGAAGATCCTCATCCTGAGGCAGACCACGGCGGACTGGTGGTGGGGCGAGCGAGCAGGCCGCTGTGGCTACATCCCAGCCAACCACCTGGGCAAGCAGCTGGAGGAGGGTGACCCCGAGGACACGTGGCAGGACGAGGAGTACTTTGGCAGCTATGGCACCCTG AAGCTGCACTTAGAGATGTTGGCGGATCAGCCTCGGACCAGTAAGTACCACCACGTCATCATGCAGAACCGAGAGTCCCTGCAGGGCAAAGTCATCCTGGACGTGGGCTGTGGCACCGGCATCATCAGCCTCTTTTGTGCCCACCACGCGGAACCCAAGGCT GTGTATGCCGTGGAGGCCAGCGAGATGGCCCAGCACACGGGGCAGCTGGTCCTGCAGAACGGCTTTGCTGATGTCATCACCGTGTTCCAGCAGAAGGTGGAGGACGTGGTACTGCCCGAGAAGGTGGACGTGCTGGTGTCTGAGTGGATGGGCACCTGCCTGCTG TTTGAGTTCATGATCGAGTCTGTCCTGTATGCTCGGGACACATGGCTGAAGGAGGATGGAGTCATCTGGCCGACCACAGCTGCGCTGCACCTGGTACCCTGCAGTGCAGACAGGGACTACCGCAGCAAAGTGCTGTTCTGGGACAACGCCTACGAGTTCAACCTCAGCGCCCTCAA ATCTCTGGCGATTAAGGAGTTTTTTTCAAAGCCCAAGTATAACCACATACTGAAGCCAGAAGACTGTCTGTCAGACCCGTGCACCATCCTGCAACTGGACATGAGGACTGTGCAGATTGCTGAGCTGGAG GATGGACAGCCTCCTGCCTCCCCAGGCCCAGAACCTTGTGTGTCTCTTGTGTCTGCCCGCACACAGACGCTGAGGGGTGAGCTGTGCTTTGACATCAAGAAGGCCGGCACGCTGCATGGATTCACAGCCTGGTTCAGTGTCCACTTCCAGAACCTGGAGGAGGATGAGCCACAGCTCGTGCTGAGCACGGGCCCCTTCCACCC CACCACGCACTGGAAGCAGGTGCTGTTCATGATGGATGAGCCGGTCCCCGTCTGTGCGGGGGACGTGGTCACAGGCTCCATCGTGCTGCAGAGGAACCCTGTGTGGAGGCGGCACATGTCCGTGACGCTGAGCTGGGCCATCACCTCCAGTCTGGACCCCGTGCTGCTGAAG ACTGGAGAAAAAGTCTTTCCCATCTGGAGATGA
- the PRMT2 gene encoding protein arginine N-methyltransferase 2 isoform X3: MATPGADPGSEPQAGVELTEHGEEQWAQPGIFPEEFVAIADYSAPNDTQLSFLRGEKILILRQTTADWWWGERAGRCGYIPANHLGKQLEEGDPEDTWQDEEYFGSYGTLKLHLEMLADQPRTSKYHHVIMQNRESLQGKVILDVGCGTGIISLFCAHHAEPKAVYAVEASEMAQHTGQLVLQNGFADVITVFQQKVEDVVLPEKVDVLVSEWMGTCLLFEFMIESVLYARDTWLKEDGVIWPTTAALHLVPCSADRDYRSKVLFWDNAYEFNLSALKSLAIKEFFSKPKYNHILKPEDCLSDPCTILQLDMRTVQIAELEDGQPPASPGPEPCVSLVSARTQTLRGELCFDIKKAGTLHGFTAWFSVHFQNLEEDEPQLVLSTGPFHPTTHWKQVLFMMDEPVPVCAGDVVTGSIVLQRNPVWRRHMSVTLSWAITSSLDPVLLKDVESRLRPGEPGTRCALPAETGEKVFPIWR; encoded by the exons ATGGCCACGCCAGGTGCCGACCCAGGAAGTGAACCACAG GCGGGAGTGGAGCTGACTGAGCATGGAGAGGAGCAGTGGGCCCAGCCGGGCATCTTCCCCGAGGAGTTTGTGGCCATCGCAGACTATTCCGCCCCCAACGACACGCAG CTGAGCTTCCTGAGGGGAGAGAAGATCCTCATCCTGAGGCAGACCACGGCGGACTGGTGGTGGGGCGAGCGAGCAGGCCGCTGTGGCTACATCCCAGCCAACCACCTGGGCAAGCAGCTGGAGGAGGGTGACCCCGAGGACACGTGGCAGGACGAGGAGTACTTTGGCAGCTATGGCACCCTG AAGCTGCACTTAGAGATGTTGGCGGATCAGCCTCGGACCAGTAAGTACCACCACGTCATCATGCAGAACCGAGAGTCCCTGCAGGGCAAAGTCATCCTGGACGTGGGCTGTGGCACCGGCATCATCAGCCTCTTTTGTGCCCACCACGCGGAACCCAAGGCT GTGTATGCCGTGGAGGCCAGCGAGATGGCCCAGCACACGGGGCAGCTGGTCCTGCAGAACGGCTTTGCTGATGTCATCACCGTGTTCCAGCAGAAGGTGGAGGACGTGGTACTGCCCGAGAAGGTGGACGTGCTGGTGTCTGAGTGGATGGGCACCTGCCTGCTG TTTGAGTTCATGATCGAGTCTGTCCTGTATGCTCGGGACACATGGCTGAAGGAGGATGGAGTCATCTGGCCGACCACAGCTGCGCTGCACCTGGTACCCTGCAGTGCAGACAGGGACTACCGCAGCAAAGTGCTGTTCTGGGACAACGCCTACGAGTTCAACCTCAGCGCCCTCAA ATCTCTGGCGATTAAGGAGTTTTTTTCAAAGCCCAAGTATAACCACATACTGAAGCCAGAAGACTGTCTGTCAGACCCGTGCACCATCCTGCAACTGGACATGAGGACTGTGCAGATTGCTGAGCTGGAG GATGGACAGCCTCCTGCCTCCCCAGGCCCAGAACCTTGTGTGTCTCTTGTGTCTGCCCGCACACAGACGCTGAGGGGTGAGCTGTGCTTTGACATCAAGAAGGCCGGCACGCTGCATGGATTCACAGCCTGGTTCAGTGTCCACTTCCAGAACCTGGAGGAGGATGAGCCACAGCTCGTGCTGAGCACGGGCCCCTTCCACCC CACCACGCACTGGAAGCAGGTGCTGTTCATGATGGATGAGCCGGTCCCCGTCTGTGCGGGGGACGTGGTCACAGGCTCCATCGTGCTGCAGAGGAACCCTGTGTGGAGGCGGCACATGTCCGTGACGCTGAGCTGGGCCATCACCTCCAGTCTGGACCCCGTGCTGCTGAAG GACGTGGAGTCGAGGCTGAGGCCGGGTGAGCCTGGCACACGGTGTGCTCTGCCTGCTGAG ACTGGAGAAAAAGTCTTTCCCATCTGGAGATGA
- the PRMT2 gene encoding protein arginine N-methyltransferase 2 isoform X6: protein MATPGADPGSEPQAGVELTEHGEEQWAQPGIFPEEFVAIADYSAPNDTQLSFLRGEKILILRQTTADWWWGERAGRCGYIPANHLGKQLEEGDPEDTWQDEEYFGSYGTLKLHLEMLADQPRTSKYHHVIMQNRESLQGKVILDVGCGTGIISLFCAHHAEPKAVYAVEASEMAQHTGQLVLQNGFADVITVFQQKVEDVVLPEKVDVLVSEWMGTCLLFEFMIESVLYARDTWLKEDGVIWPTTAALHLVPCSADRDYRSKVLFWDNAYEFNLSALKSLAIKEFFSKPKYNHILKPEDCLSDPCTILQLDMRTVQIAELETLRGELCFDIKKAGTLHGFTAWFSVHFQNLEEDEPQLVLSTGPFHPTTHWKQVLFMMDEPVPVCAGDVVTGSIVLQRNPVWRRHMSVTLSWAITSSLDPVLLKTGEKVFPIWR, encoded by the exons ATGGCCACGCCAGGTGCCGACCCAGGAAGTGAACCACAG GCGGGAGTGGAGCTGACTGAGCATGGAGAGGAGCAGTGGGCCCAGCCGGGCATCTTCCCCGAGGAGTTTGTGGCCATCGCAGACTATTCCGCCCCCAACGACACGCAG CTGAGCTTCCTGAGGGGAGAGAAGATCCTCATCCTGAGGCAGACCACGGCGGACTGGTGGTGGGGCGAGCGAGCAGGCCGCTGTGGCTACATCCCAGCCAACCACCTGGGCAAGCAGCTGGAGGAGGGTGACCCCGAGGACACGTGGCAGGACGAGGAGTACTTTGGCAGCTATGGCACCCTG AAGCTGCACTTAGAGATGTTGGCGGATCAGCCTCGGACCAGTAAGTACCACCACGTCATCATGCAGAACCGAGAGTCCCTGCAGGGCAAAGTCATCCTGGACGTGGGCTGTGGCACCGGCATCATCAGCCTCTTTTGTGCCCACCACGCGGAACCCAAGGCT GTGTATGCCGTGGAGGCCAGCGAGATGGCCCAGCACACGGGGCAGCTGGTCCTGCAGAACGGCTTTGCTGATGTCATCACCGTGTTCCAGCAGAAGGTGGAGGACGTGGTACTGCCCGAGAAGGTGGACGTGCTGGTGTCTGAGTGGATGGGCACCTGCCTGCTG TTTGAGTTCATGATCGAGTCTGTCCTGTATGCTCGGGACACATGGCTGAAGGAGGATGGAGTCATCTGGCCGACCACAGCTGCGCTGCACCTGGTACCCTGCAGTGCAGACAGGGACTACCGCAGCAAAGTGCTGTTCTGGGACAACGCCTACGAGTTCAACCTCAGCGCCCTCAA ATCTCTGGCGATTAAGGAGTTTTTTTCAAAGCCCAAGTATAACCACATACTGAAGCCAGAAGACTGTCTGTCAGACCCGTGCACCATCCTGCAACTGGACATGAGGACTGTGCAGATTGCTGAGCTGGAG ACGCTGAGGGGTGAGCTGTGCTTTGACATCAAGAAGGCCGGCACGCTGCATGGATTCACAGCCTGGTTCAGTGTCCACTTCCAGAACCTGGAGGAGGATGAGCCACAGCTCGTGCTGAGCACGGGCCCCTTCCACCC CACCACGCACTGGAAGCAGGTGCTGTTCATGATGGATGAGCCGGTCCCCGTCTGTGCGGGGGACGTGGTCACAGGCTCCATCGTGCTGCAGAGGAACCCTGTGTGGAGGCGGCACATGTCCGTGACGCTGAGCTGGGCCATCACCTCCAGTCTGGACCCCGTGCTGCTGAAG ACTGGAGAAAAAGTCTTTCCCATCTGGAGATGA
- the PRMT2 gene encoding protein arginine N-methyltransferase 2 isoform X2 — translation MATPGADPGSEPQAGVELTEHGEEQWAQPGIFPEEFVAIADYSAPNDTQLSFLRGEKILILRQTTADWWWGERAGRCGYIPANHLGKQLEEGDPEDTWQDEEYFGSYGTLKLHLEMLADQPRTSKYHHVIMQNRESLQGKVILDVGCGTGIISLFCAHHAEPKAVYAVEASEMAQHTGQLVLQNGFADVITVFQQKVEDVVLPEKVDVLVSEWMGTCLLFEFMIESVLYARDTWLKEDGVIWPTTAALHLVPCSADRDYRSKVLFWDNAYEFNLSALKSLAIKEFFSKPKYNHILKPEDCLSDPCTILQLDMRTVQIAELETLRGELCFDIKKAGTLHGFTAWFSVHFQNLEEDEPQLVLSTGPFHPTTHWKQVLFMMDEPVPVCAGDVVTGSIVLQRNPVWRRHMSVTLSWAITSSLDPVLLKDVESRLRPDWRKSLSHLEMTVNVGLGNSVYPEQAPVLVGARSWKQDSVSARRC, via the exons ATGGCCACGCCAGGTGCCGACCCAGGAAGTGAACCACAG GCGGGAGTGGAGCTGACTGAGCATGGAGAGGAGCAGTGGGCCCAGCCGGGCATCTTCCCCGAGGAGTTTGTGGCCATCGCAGACTATTCCGCCCCCAACGACACGCAG CTGAGCTTCCTGAGGGGAGAGAAGATCCTCATCCTGAGGCAGACCACGGCGGACTGGTGGTGGGGCGAGCGAGCAGGCCGCTGTGGCTACATCCCAGCCAACCACCTGGGCAAGCAGCTGGAGGAGGGTGACCCCGAGGACACGTGGCAGGACGAGGAGTACTTTGGCAGCTATGGCACCCTG AAGCTGCACTTAGAGATGTTGGCGGATCAGCCTCGGACCAGTAAGTACCACCACGTCATCATGCAGAACCGAGAGTCCCTGCAGGGCAAAGTCATCCTGGACGTGGGCTGTGGCACCGGCATCATCAGCCTCTTTTGTGCCCACCACGCGGAACCCAAGGCT GTGTATGCCGTGGAGGCCAGCGAGATGGCCCAGCACACGGGGCAGCTGGTCCTGCAGAACGGCTTTGCTGATGTCATCACCGTGTTCCAGCAGAAGGTGGAGGACGTGGTACTGCCCGAGAAGGTGGACGTGCTGGTGTCTGAGTGGATGGGCACCTGCCTGCTG TTTGAGTTCATGATCGAGTCTGTCCTGTATGCTCGGGACACATGGCTGAAGGAGGATGGAGTCATCTGGCCGACCACAGCTGCGCTGCACCTGGTACCCTGCAGTGCAGACAGGGACTACCGCAGCAAAGTGCTGTTCTGGGACAACGCCTACGAGTTCAACCTCAGCGCCCTCAA ATCTCTGGCGATTAAGGAGTTTTTTTCAAAGCCCAAGTATAACCACATACTGAAGCCAGAAGACTGTCTGTCAGACCCGTGCACCATCCTGCAACTGGACATGAGGACTGTGCAGATTGCTGAGCTGGAG ACGCTGAGGGGTGAGCTGTGCTTTGACATCAAGAAGGCCGGCACGCTGCATGGATTCACAGCCTGGTTCAGTGTCCACTTCCAGAACCTGGAGGAGGATGAGCCACAGCTCGTGCTGAGCACGGGCCCCTTCCACCC CACCACGCACTGGAAGCAGGTGCTGTTCATGATGGATGAGCCGGTCCCCGTCTGTGCGGGGGACGTGGTCACAGGCTCCATCGTGCTGCAGAGGAACCCTGTGTGGAGGCGGCACATGTCCGTGACGCTGAGCTGGGCCATCACCTCCAGTCTGGACCCCGTGCTGCTGAAG GACGTGGAGTCGAGGCTGAGGCCGG ACTGGAGAAAAAGTCTTTCCCATCTGGAGATGACGGTTAATGTCGGGCTGGGAAACAGTGTGTACCCTGAGCAGGCACCGGTCTTGGTGGGAGCACGTTCCTGGAAGCAGGACTCTGTCTCTGCCCGGCGCtgctga
- the PRMT2 gene encoding protein arginine N-methyltransferase 2 isoform X1 yields MATPGADPGSEPQAGVELTEHGEEQWAQPGIFPEEFVAIADYSAPNDTQLSFLRGEKILILRQTTADWWWGERAGRCGYIPANHLGKQLEEGDPEDTWQDEEYFGSYGTLKLHLEMLADQPRTSKYHHVIMQNRESLQGKVILDVGCGTGIISLFCAHHAEPKAVYAVEASEMAQHTGQLVLQNGFADVITVFQQKVEDVVLPEKVDVLVSEWMGTCLLFEFMIESVLYARDTWLKEDGVIWPTTAALHLVPCSADRDYRSKVLFWDNAYEFNLSALKSLAIKEFFSKPKYNHILKPEDCLSDPCTILQLDMRTVQIAELEDGQPPASPGPEPCVSLVSARTQTLRGELCFDIKKAGTLHGFTAWFSVHFQNLEEDEPQLVLSTGPFHPTTHWKQVLFMMDEPVPVCAGDVVTGSIVLQRNPVWRRHMSVTLSWAITSSLDPVLLKDVESRLRPDWRKSLSHLEMTVNVGLGNSVYPEQAPVLVGARSWKQDSVSARRC; encoded by the exons ATGGCCACGCCAGGTGCCGACCCAGGAAGTGAACCACAG GCGGGAGTGGAGCTGACTGAGCATGGAGAGGAGCAGTGGGCCCAGCCGGGCATCTTCCCCGAGGAGTTTGTGGCCATCGCAGACTATTCCGCCCCCAACGACACGCAG CTGAGCTTCCTGAGGGGAGAGAAGATCCTCATCCTGAGGCAGACCACGGCGGACTGGTGGTGGGGCGAGCGAGCAGGCCGCTGTGGCTACATCCCAGCCAACCACCTGGGCAAGCAGCTGGAGGAGGGTGACCCCGAGGACACGTGGCAGGACGAGGAGTACTTTGGCAGCTATGGCACCCTG AAGCTGCACTTAGAGATGTTGGCGGATCAGCCTCGGACCAGTAAGTACCACCACGTCATCATGCAGAACCGAGAGTCCCTGCAGGGCAAAGTCATCCTGGACGTGGGCTGTGGCACCGGCATCATCAGCCTCTTTTGTGCCCACCACGCGGAACCCAAGGCT GTGTATGCCGTGGAGGCCAGCGAGATGGCCCAGCACACGGGGCAGCTGGTCCTGCAGAACGGCTTTGCTGATGTCATCACCGTGTTCCAGCAGAAGGTGGAGGACGTGGTACTGCCCGAGAAGGTGGACGTGCTGGTGTCTGAGTGGATGGGCACCTGCCTGCTG TTTGAGTTCATGATCGAGTCTGTCCTGTATGCTCGGGACACATGGCTGAAGGAGGATGGAGTCATCTGGCCGACCACAGCTGCGCTGCACCTGGTACCCTGCAGTGCAGACAGGGACTACCGCAGCAAAGTGCTGTTCTGGGACAACGCCTACGAGTTCAACCTCAGCGCCCTCAA ATCTCTGGCGATTAAGGAGTTTTTTTCAAAGCCCAAGTATAACCACATACTGAAGCCAGAAGACTGTCTGTCAGACCCGTGCACCATCCTGCAACTGGACATGAGGACTGTGCAGATTGCTGAGCTGGAG GATGGACAGCCTCCTGCCTCCCCAGGCCCAGAACCTTGTGTGTCTCTTGTGTCTGCCCGCACACAGACGCTGAGGGGTGAGCTGTGCTTTGACATCAAGAAGGCCGGCACGCTGCATGGATTCACAGCCTGGTTCAGTGTCCACTTCCAGAACCTGGAGGAGGATGAGCCACAGCTCGTGCTGAGCACGGGCCCCTTCCACCC CACCACGCACTGGAAGCAGGTGCTGTTCATGATGGATGAGCCGGTCCCCGTCTGTGCGGGGGACGTGGTCACAGGCTCCATCGTGCTGCAGAGGAACCCTGTGTGGAGGCGGCACATGTCCGTGACGCTGAGCTGGGCCATCACCTCCAGTCTGGACCCCGTGCTGCTGAAG GACGTGGAGTCGAGGCTGAGGCCGG ACTGGAGAAAAAGTCTTTCCCATCTGGAGATGACGGTTAATGTCGGGCTGGGAAACAGTGTGTACCCTGAGCAGGCACCGGTCTTGGTGGGAGCACGTTCCTGGAAGCAGGACTCTGTCTCTGCCCGGCGCtgctga